The sequence tccgtgtacccgaacacgtgccagagtatggcgactaggggattttcacggtaacttcattgcagtgttaatataagcctacttgtgacacaaataaataaacgtaaaacgTAATTCAGTTTAGACTGAATTAGGGTGAATCCAATCGGATGTacagaaagaaagacttgaatttaCCTGTAGCATCTTTCAAAACCTTGTCCTACTAAAGTGCTTTAAACCAAAGATGTGTGTATTTCTTTGAAGTGTAGCCTCTGTTATAATGTTTAATGAAGTATgattttctgcccattcattTATAATGGGAAGAAAATCACGGGTTGAGCAAAGTTATAACAGAAATCTCAGCCTTTGTCTCTGGAATCTCAAAACCGATTATAGCAAGTTTTAGTTGGCAGATGCTTAATTTGACTTTGCTTGTTTTAACAGATATGTTAACTTAAACAAAATGATAAACATCTATATTAGTGAGCGAAGAAGTCTCGCAAGAAAACGGTGTGTTAGGCCTAAATGGCCTAGCAATATtaacactagactattaatccagaaaaccagctaatgttctgggaacccggggttgaatcccaccacggcagatggtggaatttgaattcaatgaagaatacctggaattaagaatctaataatgaccatgaaaccaatgtcgaatgttggaaaaacccatttggttcactaatgtccttttagggaaggaactctgccttccttacccggcctggcctacatgtgactccagagccatggcaatgtggttgactctcaactgccctcgggcaacaagggatgggcaataaatgctggcccagccagcgacacccatgtcccacgaatgaataaaaaaaacaagcaaTTTTAATGTTGAGGCGTGGGAATCGTGCTGTGCTTTGCAGATATAATCTGTGATTAGTTACAAAATTATAGAGATCTGGAATAAAGTTATTACAGCAATCCAGTTTCTTAAAAGTTATATGTAGTTTGAATCTCTTAATCACAATAATAATTCTCTAAGATGAGTCTAAAGCTCCCCCAGCAGCTCAGTAGTCAGCGCAGTGTTTAATGGAGTTATAAATCAAGCTGGATTCAATCTTCAGCCTCTGCCATGTCAGTTgatcagcttttttaaaaaattcattcgtgggacgtgggcgtcgctggctgggccagcatttattgcccatccctagttacctgagggcagttgagagtcacccacattgctgcggctctggagtcgcatgtaggccaggccgggtaaggacagcagatttccttccctaaaaaggacattagtgaaccagatgggttttaccaaccaatggtttcatggtcatcaggagattcttaagtTACTGCTACCATCACAGTGGGAAATCAGcaaacgctgtcagacctgccgaggttttccagcattttctgtttctgtttgaaATCAGCGACCCACTTTGTTGGAGCTGGGCGAGTGAAAGGAAAATTGGTTGGGATTCATGGACCTGACTTCTAACTGCTAGAAAGTGCGTGCGAGTGTTAAAATTAGATAAGAGAATGTGATACCCCATACAACCAAACAGCCTACCTTCATTAGGGCATGCGGAGTCGCACTTTAGTCACAAGGCATAGTAGCAGAATGACCAAAAGCTCTGAAAACATATTccgagaggggagagagatacaaaagcgtccagaggggcaattttttcagagggtggtgagtgtctggaacgagctgccagagatacaaagaacaatacagcacaggaacaggcccttcggccctccaagcctgcgccactcatgtgcccactagaccattcttttgtatccctctattcccagtctgttcatgtggctatctaggtaagtcttaaacaatcccagcgtgtctgcctcaatcaccttttttggcagtgcattccaggcccccaccaccctctgtgtaaaatacgtccccctgacatctgtgttgaaccttgccccccctcaccttgaacccgtgaccccttgtgtttgtcacctccgacctgggaaaaagcttcccactgttcaccctatctatgcccttcataattttatacacctctattaggtcgcccctcatcctccgtctttccagggagaacaaccccagtttacccaatctctcctcatagctaagaccctccataccaggcaacatcctggtaaaccttttctgtactctctccaaagcctccgcatccttctggtagtgtggcgaccagaactggacgcagtattccaaatgtggcctaaccaacgttctatacagctgcaacatcatatgccaacttttatattctatgccccgtccaataaaggcaagcatgccatatgctgccttgaccactctctccacctgttttgccacctttaaggatctgtgaacttgtacacccaggtccctctatgtgtctgtactcctgatggttctgccatttattgtatagctcccccttacattagatctaccgaaatgcatcacttcgcatttattatatagtaggagaggcgggtacaattttgtcttttaaaaagcgtttagacagttacgtgggtaagatgggtatagagggatatgggccaaatgcgggcaattaggactagcttgggggtttaaaaaaaaagggtggcatggacaagttgggccgaagggcctgtttccaggttgtaagcctctatgacagGAGTCAAACCTTCCATGAGATGAGGAGCAAGCAACTTGACCAAGTTTAAagaaaatacagagaaagtaATCTGCTTCTTTTATTTTCTAGGTATTGCAACCCCCGTGGTATATTTTGTGGACTACAATGCCAGTTGCATCTACCTCGAAGATTTAGTTGGGGCTACGACTGTCCGTGACTATATCGCCTCTGCCCAGAAGGCTGCAACGGATACCACAAAGCTTTTTCCCTTGGCGGAAAAAATTGGCCAGATCCTGGCAAAAATGCACGATGAGGATGTTGTCCACGGGGACCTCACTACCTCAAACATGATGATACGGCAGCCTGAGGAAGAGTTGAGTTTGGTACTGATAGACTTTGGCCTGAGTTTCACCTCCGCTTTGCCGGAGGACAAAGGAGTCGACCTTTATGTTTTGGAGAAGGCTTTCCTCAGCAGTCACCCCAACACGGAAAACGTGTTCAAAATCTTCCTAAAGAGTTACTCGGCCGCTTCCAAAAAGTCAGGTCCTGTGATAAAGAAACTCGATGAAGTTAGactgagagggagaaagagatcaATGGTCGGATAGCGAAACTATTTTAATTAAAAGATTTTGTAACTTTTAGTTTCAAAGACTTTGTCAAAATATGTAACAAAATAAAGTCTGAATTTTGTAATCGTGTTTACTTTCAAAGTTCAATATTTTTAAATCAATTATCGCAGCTGCTGATGGATGGATTAAAAGGAGTCTTTATTCTTGATTATTGTCCTTTTTTTATTTTCCATTGTGTGTGCGCAAGAGGAAAATATTCAAAAGAAACATCAAATTATGTGTTACTGGCTTCAGCACTATTTAAAAGCAGAAATTCAAACTATCTAGCAAAAAAAGTTTAAACTTTTTACTGTTGCAGATGTGTCCAGAAGTGACAGTAAAATCCAGACTGCCAGAACAGCAATAAGATTGCAAACCAATAAACGCTTCATCAGTTGTCTTGGTATTCATAATTACGGAAGTTGTTttgtattccttcatgggatgtgggctttgctggctaggcagcatttattgctcttgagaaggtggtggtgagctgccctcttgaatcgctgcggtccatgaggtgtaggtactcccacatgCTGTTAGCAAGGGATTTCCAGTATTTTGCcccggcgacagtgaaggaacagcgatatgtttccaagtcgggatggtgtgtgacttgcaggagaacttgcaaatggtggtgtccccatgcatcGGCTGCCTgtgtctagatggtagaggttgagagttggaaggtgctgtcagaggatgctgccgtgcatcttggagatggtacacattgctgccactgtctgtcagtggaggagggagtgaatgtggatgggctgccaatcaagcagactgttcTGGTataatgtcaagcttcttgagtgtaatCGGAggggcactcatccaggcaagtggagagtttttcaTCTCATTCCAGACTTGTgctgtgtagatggtggacaggcttggggagtcaggaggtgagttacagtggaattctcagcctctgacctgctcttgtagccacaat comes from Mustelus asterias chromosome 20, sMusAst1.hap1.1, whole genome shotgun sequence and encodes:
- the tp53rk gene encoding EKC/KEOPS complex subunit TP53RK, producing MAESPQQDDPETLSRLRVQDFLQQFQMVKQGAEAKIYRGNFLGKPTVVKERFPKSYRHTALDKKLTHRRTTQEVRSLLRCRKAGIATPVVYFVDYNASCIYLEDLVGATTVRDYIASAQKAATDTTKLFPLAEKIGQILAKMHDEDVVHGDLTTSNMMIRQPEEELSLVLIDFGLSFTSALPEDKGVDLYVLEKAFLSSHPNTENVFKIFLKSYSAASKKSGPVIKKLDEVRLRGRKRSMVG